One Mycobacterium paraseoulense genomic window, CGGGCTTGTGATGGTCTCGCCCCGAGCGGTTCGAGGGGAACACACTCGGCGCCGTGCTGAATGACGGCCTGACATGCCGCGCACCAACGCGGGGTGGCGATGATCGCGCTTGTCTAAGTCTTCATTCGGGTGTCCGACGCCGGTCCGGCGACGTTCACCCTCCGTCAGTATCCCACATCACTCGGCGTGCCCACCCGCCCCTGAGCGAACGCGCCGTCAGCGGCGTGGCGCAGCCGCTTTGCCGGGTGGCTACGCCTCGGGAAACCAGAGCGCGATTTCCCGCTTCGCGGAGTCGGTCGAATCCGACCCGTGCACCAGGTTGAACTGGGTTTCCAGCCCGAAATCACCCCGAATCGTGCCGGGTGTGGCCTTGTCCACCGGGTCGGTGCCGCCCGCGAGCTGGCGAAACGCGGCGATCGCCCGCGGCCCCTCGACGATCGCCGCCACCACCGGCCCCGACGTGATGAATTCCAGCAGCGATCCGAAAAACGGCTTGCCTTCGTGCTCGGCGTAATGCTCGGCGGCCAGGTTCTCGCTGACGCGCCGAAGCTCCAGCGCCGCGATGGTCAGGCCCTTCCGCTCGATGCGGCTGATGATTTCGCCTACCAGCCGCCGCTCGACGCCGTCCGGCTTGATCAGTACCAGGGTCCGTTCGGTCACGGCGCACAGCGTACATAACCGGGCGGCGATCGGCCGGGGCCGCGAGCCCGACCCTACCGCTGACGGCGCAGCACCTCGGCCCGGAAGTACGCGATCAAAGCCCACAAGCCGGTGAACAGCACCCCGATGAATCCCACTCCCGGGTACACCGCGAAGCCGGCGAGTAGGAGCAGCTGAGCGGCCAGGTTCACCCAGATCGCCCAGGGTTTGCGCTGCACCCCGCCCAGCACGATGAACAGCCCGGCCACGCTGACCAGGTAGCCCAGGGACACCGAGGTCAGTCCGCCGCCGACCGCGCTCACCACGGGGATCGCCAGCAACACCACGATGGCTTCCAGGAACAGCGTGGCGGCCATCACGGCGCCGAAGCTCCTCCAGGGGTCGGGCCGGTTGGGGTCGGTCATTCCGGATCCCGGCCGAATAGGGTGCGCGCCGCCCCGGCGGTGACGACCGAGCCGGTGATCACGATGCCCGTGCCGGAGAAGGCCTCGGCGTCCCCGGCGGTCGTCGCCTCGTCGACCAGAGCGGTCGCCACCTCGATCGCGTCGCGCAGGTTCACGGCGGTCGTGACGCGATCGGGCCCGAATCGCTCCCCCGCCGCCAGGGCCAGCGACTCCACGTCCAGGGCCCGGGGTGACCCGTTGTGGGTTACCACGACGGAGTCGAACACCGGCTCGAGCGCGGCGAGGATGCCGTTCACGTCCTTGTCGGCCAGCACGCTGATCACACCCACCAGGTAGCGGAAGTCGAACTCGTCGCCCAGGGTCTGCGCCAGTGCCGCCGCACCGGCCGGATTGTGCGCGGCGTCGATGAACACGGTGGGAGCGCTGCGCATGCGTTCCAGCCGGCCGGGGCTGGTGACGGCGGCGAATCCGGCCCGCACCGCCTCGACGTCGAGTTGCCGCTGCGCGCCCGCGCCGAAGAACGCCTCCACCGCCGCGAGCGCCACCACCGCGTTGTGCGCTTGGTGTTCGCCGTGCAGCGGCAGGTAGATGTCGGAGTACACGCCGCCAAGGCCCTGCAGCTGCAGTACCTGCCCGCCGATCGCAACCTGACGGCCCAGGACGGCGAACTCCGAATCCTCGCGGGCCACCGCGGCGTCGGCGCGCACCGTCTGGGCCAGCAGCACCTCCATCGCCTCCGGCGCCTGGCGGGCCAGGACGGCGACGGTGTCGGGCGCGCCGTCGGGTGCTTTGCTGATGATCCCGGCCTTCTCGCCGGCGATGCCGGCGATGTCGTCGCCGAGGTATTCGACGTGGTCGATGCCGATCGGGGTGATGACCGCGACCGGCGCGTCGACGACGTTCGTGGCGTCCCACCGCCCGCCCATCCCGATCTCGATGACCGCGACGTCGACGGGCGCGTCGGCGAACGCGGCGAACGCCATGGCGGTCAGCACCTCGAACTTGCTCATCGCCGGACCACCGGCCGCCTGGGACTGCGCGTCGATCATCTGCACGAACGGCTCGATCTCCCGGTACGTCGCCACGTACTGCGCCGGGGTGATCGGCCGGCCGTCGATCGCGATGCGCTCGACCGCTGATTGCAGGTGCGGGCTGGTGGTTCGCCCGGTGCGTCCGTGCAGCGCCGTCACCAGCGCGTCGACCATGCGCGCCACCGAGGTCTTGCCGTTGGTGCCGGCGATGTGGATGGACGGATAGGCCCGCTGCGGGGAGCCCAGCACGTCCATCAGCGCGCTGATCCGGGTCAGGCTCGGCTCGATCTTGGTCTCCGGCCAGCGTTGGTCGAGCAGGTGCTCGACCTGCAGCATGGCGGCGATCTCGTCAGGGGTGGGAGCCAGGCTCGTCGCCTCGCCACGCTCGGGCCAGTCGGGGGGCTCGCTCATCGAACGCTCATCACAGCCCGGCCAGGCGCGCGGTGATCCGGTCGGTCTCGTCCTGGGCCACCCGCTGACGACCCCGGATCTTGTCGACGACGTTCTGCGGGGCTTTGGCCAGGAAGTCCTCGTTGGCGAGTTTGGCGGTGGTGGACGCGAGTTCCTTCTGTGCCGCGGCGAGGTCCTTCTCCAGGCGGCGGCGTTCGGCTTCGACGTCGATGGTGCCCGAGGTGTCGAGTTCCACCACGACCGTGCTGTTCATGGCCGGGCCGAGCCGCACCTCCAACGACACCGACGGCTGGAAATCGTGCCCGGGCTCGGTGAGCCACGCCAGGGACGTCACGGCGGCCACCTGGGCGCTCAGGTCGGCGCCGTCCATCCCGCCCAGCCGGGCCGGCACCTTCTGCCGATCGGCCAGCCCTTGATCGCTGCGGAATCGGCGAACCTCGGTGATCAGCCTCTGCATATCGCTGATCCGTTGCGTGGCAACGGGATCCAGTTCGATACCCGAGGATTCCGGCCATTCGGCGATCACCAGCGACTCCAGGCCCGTCAGGGCCTGCCACAACGCCTCGGTGAGGAACGGGATAACGGGGTGCAGCAACCGGAGCAGCGTGTCCAGCACGGCGGCGAGCACGGCGGTGGTGTGTGGATTCCCCTCGGCCAGCTGCGTTTTGGCCAATTCGACATACCAGTCGCAGAATTCGTCCCACGCGAAGTGGTAGAGCGACTCGCAGGCACGGCTGAACTCGTATCCGTCGAGGGCCGAGTCGACTTCGGCGCGAACCTCTTCCAGCCGTCCCAGGATCCACCGGTCGGCATCGGTGAGCTGGTCGTGCGCCGGTAGCGGCGCGAGCTGAGCACCGTTGAGCAGCGCGTAGCGGGTGGCGTTGAACAGCTTGGTGCAGAAGTTGCGCGACGCCCGGACCGCGTCCTCGCCGACGGCCAGGTCACCGCCGGGGCTGGCGCCGCGGGCCAGCGTGAACCTCAGCGCGTCGGCCCCGAACGTGTCCACCCAGTCCAGCGGGTCGATGACGTTACCCTTGGACTTGCTCATCTTGCGGCCGGATTCGTCGCGGATCAGCCCGTGCAGGAACACGTCCGTGAACGGCACCTGCGGGCCGCGGCGGCCGCCGAGGGTGATGGCCTCGTCGCCGCCGACGAAGGTGCCGAACATCATCATCCGCGCCACCCAGAAGAACAGGATGTCGTAGCCGGTGACCAGAACGCTTGTCGGATAGAACTTTTCCAGCTCCGGGGTCTTCTCCGGCCAGCCCAGCGTGGAGAACGGCCACAGCGCCGAGGAGAACCAGGTGTCCAGCACGTCGGGGTCCTGTTCCCAGCCCTCCGGCGGCGTCTCGTCCGGACCGACGCACACCTGCTCGCCGTCGGGCCCGTACCAGATCGGGATCCGATGGCCCCACCACAGCTGCCGCGAGATGCACCAGTCGTGCATGTCGTCGACCCAGCCGAACCAGCGCGGCTCCAGGCTGGCGGGGTGAATCACGGTGTCCCCGTTGCGAACCGCGTCACCGGCCGCCTTGGCCAGCGATTCGACCCGGACCCACCATTGCAGCGACAACCGAGGCTCGATCGGCTCACCGCTGCGTTCGGAATGCCCGACGCTGTGCAGGTAGGGGCGCTTCTCCGCGACGACACGGCCCTGCCCGGCCAACGCCTCGCGGACCGCGACCCGGGCGTCGAAGCGGTCCATGCCGTCGAATTGTGTTCCGGTGTGGGCGATCCGGCCCTTGGTGTCCATGATCGAGATCATCGGCAGTTGGTGCCGCAGGCCGATATCGAAGTCGTTGGGATCGTGGGCGGGCGTGACTTTGACCGCGCCCGTGCCGAATTCGGGGTCGACGTGTTCGTCGGCGACGATGACGAGCTCCCGGTCGAGGAAAGGGTGGGGCAGCGTGGTCCCCACCAGGTGGCGGTAGCGCTCATCGTCGGGGTGCACCGCGATCGCGGTGTCACCGAGCATCGTCTCGACGCGTGTGGTGGCGACCACGATGTGGGGTTGCGAGTCGTCCAGCGAGCCGTACCGGAATGACACCAGCTCGCCCTCGACCTCCTCATAGTTGACTTCGATGTCGGAGAGCGCGGTTTCGAGCACGGGCGACCAGTTGACCAGCCGTTCGGCGCGGTAGATCAGGCCGGCGTCGTAGAGCCGCTTGAAGATGGTGCGCACGGCCCGCGACAGGCCCTCGTCCATGGTGAACCGGTCGCGGCTCCAGGCGACCCCGTCGCCGAGCCGGCGCATCTGGCCGCTGATGGCACCGCCGGACTCGCGTTTCCAATCCCAGACCTTCTCAACGAAGAGCTCCCGGCCGAAGCCTTCTTTGGTCTTGCCGTCGACGGCGAGCTGCTTTTCCACCACGCTCTGGGTCGCGATGCCGGCGTGGTCCGTGCCCGGCTGCCACAGCACCTCATAACCCTGCATCCGCTTGCGACGGGTCAGGGCGTCCATCATGGTGTGTTCCAGGGCGTGGCCCATATGCAGGCTGCCGGTCACGTTGGGCGGCGGGAGCACGATCGAATACCCGGGCTTGGCGCTCGTCGGGTCCGCTTCGAAGTAGCCCGCGTCGAGCCATTTCTGGTAGATCGCGCTTTCGGCCGCAGCCGGATCCCACGACTTGGGCAGGTCGGTGGCGGGGCTGCGGCTGGCGGGCACCCGTCAATTCTAGGGAGCGCCGTTCACCCCGATGTAGGTGGCCAAATCGCAGGTGAGCCGGGTCACTTCCCCAGCCGGTCGACCTGGAGCGTCACACCGGAGGCGGGGAACCTGGCCAGCAGGGCGTCGCCCATCGCGGCCGCGGGGGTCAGGACGCCGTGCAGGTTGGGCAGCTGGTCGCGGTCCAGCGCGAGCGCAAGGCCGCACTCCCCCAACAGCACCGAGGTCGCCTTGTAGCCGGGGTCTCCGCGCTGCTCCATGCGCGCCACGTATCGGGCGCCGGTGGTCGTGGTGGTGTAGGTCTCGATCTTGTAGTAGCCGCGCTCGCGCGCCGCCGCGCTGGGGCCGGCCCCGGGTTTGGGGACGATGCGCTCCACCAGCCGGCGCGGCAGCAGCCGGAAATAGCGGCTGCCCAGTCCGAAGGTGGCGTTGGCGACCCCGCCCACCGCGGCCGACGCCAGCGGCGCCAGCGGCGACGAGCCCAGGCTCATGCTTTCGGTGTAGCGGAACTGGCGGCCATACGCCCAGTCCAGTAATGCGTTACTGCGCCGCACGATACGGGTGTTGTAGGGCGCCATCACGAACCCCGACGTCCACAGGCCGGTCAGTTCCGGCGCGATCTGGCGACCACGGCGCCACGGCAGGTCGGGCTGGCGCCCGAGTTCCGGTTCGACGCTGCGGTCGGTGCTCAGCGTGTACGGGTCGGCGAGTTGGCGGCGCGCGTCGGCATCGCGGGACGCCGTGTCCAGCACTTCCAACATCGAGGCGACGGTGCCGCCGGATACTCCGCCCGAGAAGGACCGGACCACCAGGTCGGTGTCGGCGAGTTCTCCGGCGCCGTCGTCCCGCGCCGCCCGGTACAGCGCATAGACGCTGAGGTCCGAAGGGACGGAATCGAATCCGCAGGCGTGCACGATGCGGGCGCCGGTGTCGGCGGCCTGCTTGTGGTACAGGTCGATGCTCTCGCGGACAAACATGGCCTCGCCGGTCAGGTCGGCGTAGTCGGTGCCCGCGGCCGCGCACGCGGCCACCAGCGGCAGCCCATAGCGCGTATAGGGGCCGACCGTGGTGATGACGACCTGGGTGCGGGCCGCCATCTCGTTCAGCGTCGACGGCGACGAGGCGTCGGCGGCGACGAGCGGCCAGGACTGTGCGGACTCGCCCAGTGTGTCGCGAACGGCCCGCAGTCGCTCGGTCGATCGGCCGGCCAGCGCGACCCGGGCCCCTGGCGCGGACCGGGCCAGGTAGTCGGCGGTCAACTTCCCGACGAAGCCGGTCGCCCCGTACAACACGATGTCGAATTCGCGCGGCGTTGCGGTCACGGGCCCGACGCTACCCGACCCGCAGATAAGTAGTGCCGGGCCCAAAGCCCGGCACTACTTATCACTGCGTTTACTGCGTTAGAGATCGTCAGCCGCGACGACCGCACACGGGCCACGCGCCGATGCCCTGCGAGTGCAGCACGTTCTCGGCCACCCGGATCTGCTCCTCGCGGCTCGCGCCGGCGGGGGAACCCGTCCCGCCGTTGGCGCGCCAGGTGCTCGGGGTGAACTGCAGGCCGCCCGAGAACCCGTTACCGGTGCTGATCGACCAGTTGCCACCCGACTCGCACTGGGCGATGGCGTCCCAGTTCACGCTGTACGCCTTGACCGGCGGGGGCGGCGGGACATCCGGGCCCGGAGGCGGCGGCACGTTGGGGTCAAAGCCCGCGGGTGCCGGCGGCGGGGCGTTCGGCGCCGGGGGCGGCGGGGGTGCGTCCGGCGCCGGCGGGGCGTCCGGGGCCGGCGGCGGGGGTGCGTCCGGGGCCGGGGGCGGCGGAGGCGCATCCGGCGCCCCGGCGGGCGCCATGTTCGGGTCGAAACCCGTCGGTTCCGCGTTGGCGGCGGCCGACGGGATGGTCACGAGGGTGCCCGTGACCGCGGCGAGAACGAGCGTCTTACGGACGTTCTTCAATATCTTTCCTTTCGCGGTGCGCGCGCGCCAAAGCAAGCCCACGGGGGTGGGCTGACGGTGTTTGGTTGATGCGGAAAACCTGCTTTGGAACGTGCCGACTTCCGGCACGACAGCGGTGGGCTCGAGTCGCCCGGCGGGCTGCTGCCCGCCGGCCGCGAACGGGCTTGCGCCGTCCGCAGCCCCGCTCACACGCGGGTCCGTGATTCTGTTTTCAGTTACTCTTTCGTAACCCGTTGCGGGCTAACACGGACCGTACGAGACCCGGCCGCGTTCGTCATCTTCAGAAAACGGACATCTCGTTTCGGTAACGGGGTGATCACGGCGCAATCGCGTCGTCATTTTTCCAGGTCAGCGCGGCAATTCCGGAAGGTACCCAACAATCGCGATCGCTTTCAAATCGTGAGCCGAATCACGCCCATTTTGTGAACTGGCGCACGTATTTGCGGCATGCGTTGGCGCCGGATTCAACCCACCCGACTCCGGGTCGGCGTCGCGAAGCGGCGTAGCTTACAACAGTTTCCGCATCTCCGCACATATGCCACGCACGATCACACGGACGAATTGTGTTGTGCTGCTGACTAACTTGCGTTGTTCGAATAGTGAAGCGCGTGAGCGGGCGGACCACCAGCCGTCACCGGCACGTGTTTTCAAACTCATTGGATAGCAACATTTTTCGTAGCGTCAGGCCGCCATGGTGACGGGCCGTGACTCGCCTCGAAAGCCCGACGCCCTGGCCCATCCTGACTGGCTCCCGTTCGGCCAGGATTTGCTCTGTGGCACTGTCATTCCGCCCCGGCGCCGAGCGCGGCCCCGTGCCACCGTCTACAAAAGGACGGCGATCAATCGATCCGAAATCCGTGGCTCGTCAACAGATCACGATCCACCGCGGGATTTATCCACTCACTAGCCACGTCTCCGCGGCACCCATTCTTGAATCGAGAAGATAAATCGGCTCATGTCGAATAACCTTGCTAAATTCTCGCGACCCGGAGCCGCCGATGACACCGATCATCGGCGCGGGTCCAACCGCGACCGCTGGCGCGGGGTGACGTCAGCTGCGCGGCTGCGCGAGGGCGCGCAGCTCGGCGTCGGTGTTGACGTTGGTCAGCGACCGAGAATCCGACGTCACGATCCGCTGGGCATCCGACGCGTCCACCAAAGCACGCATCTTGCGCCCGCCGGCGGCCACCAGGGCGTCGACACGGTCGGCCAGGTCGGTCCGGTACACCGCGGCAAGGTAGTGGTCCTGACCATCCCACGGCAGCACCACCTCGGCGCCGGTCTCCAGCGCCCGGCGGGCGAGATCGTCGATGAGATCTACTGCCAGGAAAGGCATGTCGACGGCACAGACGAAGGCGAGCCGGGCGCCGGCCTCGGCGGCCGCGCGCAGCGCCCGGCCCGTCGCCGGCAGCGGCCCCAGCCCGCGCAGTTCGTCGCGCATGACCCGGGCCTGCAATTCGGGCAACGGCTGGCCCTGAGCGGCCATGACGAGGACGGGGTCGCAACGCTGCCGGAGGACGCCGACGACGTGCTCGACCATGGTCGCCGCTTCGGAGCCGGCCGACGCGGGAACGGGGAGACTGGCCTTATCGCGGCCCATCCGTTGCGATGCGCCCCCGGCGAGCACCACCCCGGCCAGTGAACCTGGTTCTGACACGGCCTCGCCCACGTCAGTCGACGGTCCAGGTGTCACGCCCGCGCAGCAGCGACTGCAGGGCGGCCTCGTCGAACGGCTTCGAGGCCCGCGCGGCCTGCACCTGCGAGCGTGCGGCGTCGTCGTAGGTGGGCCTGCTGACGTCCCGGAAGATGCCCAGCACCGTGTGATCGAGGTTCTGGTCGGAGAGCCGGGACAGCGCGAAGGCGTAGGCCGAGTCGTCGGTGTGGGCATCGTGCACCATGATCTCGTCCACGGCCACGTCGGCGCTCTTGGCGAATTCGAGGCCGAAGCCGGACTTCACCACGCAGTACTCACCGTCGGCGCCGAAGGTGATCGGCTCGCCGTGACGGATGTTGATCACCCGCTCCTCGGCGCCCTCCTTGCGTAGCACGTCGAACGAACCGTCGTTGAAAATCGGGCAGTCCTGCAGGATTTCGACCAACGCGGCACCGCGGTGCTCTGCGGCCGCCCGCAGCACCTCGGTCAGTCCGTTGCGGTCGGAGTCGAGGGCGCGGCCGACGAACGTCGCCTCGGCGCCCAGCGCCAGTGATACCGGGTTGAACGGGTGGTCCAGCGAACCCATGGGCGTCGACTTGGTGACCTTGCCGACCTCCGACGTGGGCGAGTATTGGCCCTTCGTCAGCCCGTAGATCCTGTTGTTGAACAGCAGGATCGTGATGTTGACGTTGCGCCGCAGCGCGTGGATCAGGTGGTTACCGCCGATCGACAACGCGTCGCCGTCGCCCGTGACCACCCACACCGACAGGTCCTCACGGGCCAGCGCCAGGCCGGTCGCGATCGCGGGCGCGCGGCCGTGGATCGAGTGAAACCCGTAGGTCTCCAGGTAATACGGGAACCGGCTCGAGCAACCGATGCCGCTGATGAACACGATGTTCTCGCGCCGCAGCCCCAGCTCCGGCAGGAAGTTGCGGATGGTGTTGAGAATGACGTAGTCACCACACCCGGGACACCAACGGACCTCCTGGTCACTGGTGAAGTCCTTGCCCTTTTGCGGCTGATCGGTGG contains:
- the ndk gene encoding nucleoside-diphosphate kinase, which gives rise to MTERTLVLIKPDGVERRLVGEIISRIERKGLTIAALELRRVSENLAAEHYAEHEGKPFFGSLLEFITSGPVVAAIVEGPRAIAAFRQLAGGTDPVDKATPGTIRGDFGLETQFNLVHGSDSTDSAKREIALWFPEA
- a CDS encoding DUF4233 domain-containing protein; this translates as MTDPNRPDPWRSFGAVMAATLFLEAIVVLLAIPVVSAVGGGLTSVSLGYLVSVAGLFIVLGGVQRKPWAIWVNLAAQLLLLAGFAVYPGVGFIGVLFTGLWALIAYFRAEVLRRQR
- the folC gene encoding bifunctional tetrahydrofolate synthase/dihydrofolate synthase; translation: MSEPPDWPERGEATSLAPTPDEIAAMLQVEHLLDQRWPETKIEPSLTRISALMDVLGSPQRAYPSIHIAGTNGKTSVARMVDALVTALHGRTGRTTSPHLQSAVERIAIDGRPITPAQYVATYREIEPFVQMIDAQSQAAGGPAMSKFEVLTAMAFAAFADAPVDVAVIEIGMGGRWDATNVVDAPVAVITPIGIDHVEYLGDDIAGIAGEKAGIISKAPDGAPDTVAVLARQAPEAMEVLLAQTVRADAAVAREDSEFAVLGRQVAIGGQVLQLQGLGGVYSDIYLPLHGEHQAHNAVVALAAVEAFFGAGAQRQLDVEAVRAGFAAVTSPGRLERMRSAPTVFIDAAHNPAGAAALAQTLGDEFDFRYLVGVISVLADKDVNGILAALEPVFDSVVVTHNGSPRALDVESLALAAGERFGPDRVTTAVNLRDAIEVATALVDEATTAGDAEAFSGTGIVITGSVVTAGAARTLFGRDPE
- a CDS encoding valine--tRNA ligase, with amino-acid sequence MPASRSPATDLPKSWDPAAAESAIYQKWLDAGYFEADPTSAKPGYSIVLPPPNVTGSLHMGHALEHTMMDALTRRKRMQGYEVLWQPGTDHAGIATQSVVEKQLAVDGKTKEGFGRELFVEKVWDWKRESGGAISGQMRRLGDGVAWSRDRFTMDEGLSRAVRTIFKRLYDAGLIYRAERLVNWSPVLETALSDIEVNYEEVEGELVSFRYGSLDDSQPHIVVATTRVETMLGDTAIAVHPDDERYRHLVGTTLPHPFLDRELVIVADEHVDPEFGTGAVKVTPAHDPNDFDIGLRHQLPMISIMDTKGRIAHTGTQFDGMDRFDARVAVREALAGQGRVVAEKRPYLHSVGHSERSGEPIEPRLSLQWWVRVESLAKAAGDAVRNGDTVIHPASLEPRWFGWVDDMHDWCISRQLWWGHRIPIWYGPDGEQVCVGPDETPPEGWEQDPDVLDTWFSSALWPFSTLGWPEKTPELEKFYPTSVLVTGYDILFFWVARMMMFGTFVGGDEAITLGGRRGPQVPFTDVFLHGLIRDESGRKMSKSKGNVIDPLDWVDTFGADALRFTLARGASPGGDLAVGEDAVRASRNFCTKLFNATRYALLNGAQLAPLPAHDQLTDADRWILGRLEEVRAEVDSALDGYEFSRACESLYHFAWDEFCDWYVELAKTQLAEGNPHTTAVLAAVLDTLLRLLHPVIPFLTEALWQALTGLESLVIAEWPESSGIELDPVATQRISDMQRLITEVRRFRSDQGLADRQKVPARLGGMDGADLSAQVAAVTSLAWLTEPGHDFQPSVSLEVRLGPAMNSTVVVELDTSGTIDVEAERRRLEKDLAAAQKELASTTAKLANEDFLAKAPQNVVDKIRGRQRVAQDETDRITARLAGL
- a CDS encoding saccharopine dehydrogenase family protein gives rise to the protein MTATPREFDIVLYGATGFVGKLTADYLARSAPGARVALAGRSTERLRAVRDTLGESAQSWPLVAADASSPSTLNEMAARTQVVITTVGPYTRYGLPLVAACAAAGTDYADLTGEAMFVRESIDLYHKQAADTGARIVHACGFDSVPSDLSVYALYRAARDDGAGELADTDLVVRSFSGGVSGGTVASMLEVLDTASRDADARRQLADPYTLSTDRSVEPELGRQPDLPWRRGRQIAPELTGLWTSGFVMAPYNTRIVRRSNALLDWAYGRQFRYTESMSLGSSPLAPLASAAVGGVANATFGLGSRYFRLLPRRLVERIVPKPGAGPSAAARERGYYKIETYTTTTTGARYVARMEQRGDPGYKATSVLLGECGLALALDRDQLPNLHGVLTPAAAMGDALLARFPASGVTLQVDRLGK
- a CDS encoding transglycosylase family protein, whose protein sequence is MKNVRKTLVLAAVTGTLVTIPSAAANAEPTGFDPNMAPAGAPDAPPPPPAPDAPPPPAPDAPPAPDAPPPPPAPNAPPPAPAGFDPNVPPPPGPDVPPPPPVKAYSVNWDAIAQCESGGNWSISTGNGFSGGLQFTPSTWRANGGTGSPAGASREEQIRVAENVLHSQGIGAWPVCGRRG
- the mobA gene encoding molybdenum cofactor guanylyltransferase — protein: MGEAVSEPGSLAGVVLAGGASQRMGRDKASLPVPASAGSEAATMVEHVVGVLRQRCDPVLVMAAQGQPLPELQARVMRDELRGLGPLPATGRALRAAAEAGARLAFVCAVDMPFLAVDLIDDLARRALETGAEVVLPWDGQDHYLAAVYRTDLADRVDALVAAGGRKMRALVDASDAQRIVTSDSRSLTNVNTDAELRALAQPRS
- a CDS encoding 2-oxoacid:ferredoxin oxidoreductase subunit beta; translated protein: MTDLVGNLAGADLGLTPRLKKNDGVPTTDQPQKGKDFTSDQEVRWCPGCGDYVILNTIRNFLPELGLRRENIVFISGIGCSSRFPYYLETYGFHSIHGRAPAIATGLALAREDLSVWVVTGDGDALSIGGNHLIHALRRNVNITILLFNNRIYGLTKGQYSPTSEVGKVTKSTPMGSLDHPFNPVSLALGAEATFVGRALDSDRNGLTEVLRAAAEHRGAALVEILQDCPIFNDGSFDVLRKEGAEERVINIRHGEPITFGADGEYCVVKSGFGLEFAKSADVAVDEIMVHDAHTDDSAYAFALSRLSDQNLDHTVLGIFRDVSRPTYDDAARSQVQAARASKPFDEAALQSLLRGRDTWTVD